In the Engystomops pustulosus chromosome 2, aEngPut4.maternal, whole genome shotgun sequence genome, one interval contains:
- the ZNF593OS gene encoding putative transmembrane protein ZNF593OS isoform X3: MNKWTQAFHHLLQSPFSWKHRLTNSKGRMLIRLGRLTPGYFRLLQLQVSGELAAEPKDRLVNHLALLFALMGLGLSYYSVRQMVQESNLPPPQ; encoded by the exons CATCATTTATTACAAAGTCCTTTCAGCTGGAAACACAGATTAACAAATTCTAAAGGCAGAATGTTAATCCGCCTCGGACGACTCACCCCTGGCTACTTCCGACTGCTGCAG TTGCAGGTTTCTGGTGAACTGGCAGCGGAGCCCAAAGACAGACTAGTAAATCACTTGGCTTTACTGTTCGCCCTCATGGGTCTTGGACTATCCTACTACAGTGTCCGTCAGATGGTGCAAGAGTCGAACCTTCCACCTCCACAATGA
- the ZNF593 gene encoding zinc finger protein 593: MTRSKQIGNHKNDKKKNISKLWKTKRRVKDIDQIHEDLLPENARQLLNQEIDYSLPGNAQHYCIHCARYFVDLKTLKEHFKTKVHKRRLKQLKEEPYTQEEAERAAGMGSYKPPKQIEVKTQEVPMD; encoded by the exons ATGACTCGATCAAAGCAGATTGGAAatcacaaaaatgacaaaaagaaaaatatttcaaaaCTATGGAAAACCAAAAGGAGAGTTAAAGACATagatcagattcatgaagatcttCTTCCAGAAAATGCCCGTCAGTTACTAAATCAGGAAATTGACTACAGTCTACCTGGAAATGCCCAGCATTACTGTATACATTGCGC aAGATACTTTGTGGACCTGAAGACTTTGAAGGAGCATTTTAAAACCAAAGTTCATAAGCGCAG ACTAAAGCAGCTGAAAGAAGAGCCTTATACTCAGGAAGAAGCAGAAAGAGCAGCAGGGATGGGCTCATACAAACCCCCAAAGCAAATAGAAGTCAAGACACAGGAGGTGCCAATGGACTAG